From Lactobacillus sp. PV012:
GTAGACTAATAAACTATAGAGCAAACAAATTGATTGAAAGGAAAAATGTGTCATATTAAAAGACTTAAGGGTTAAGTGGCAACACCAATAACCAAAAAAACTAAATATAAATATTAAGAGATTAATTTTAATCACCCTTAAAGTATTACGCAAAAAAATGTTTTTTAATGTTGACCAGATTCTAAATTCGAGTTAAACTATCACTTGTGCATATAAATTATGATGTCCGTGAGGTGAAAAAGAAACTCCCGGATGTGTGAACAAATATTTTAGGAGGAAAATTTAATGCCAACAATTAACCAATTGGTTAGAAAAGGCCGTCACTCAAAGACGACTAAATCAAATTCACCAGCTTTGAATTACGCTTACAACAGCATGAAGAAGAAATTAAACTACAATCCAGCTCCTCAAATGCGTGGAGTTGCAACTCGTGTAGGTACTATGACACCTAAGAAGCCTAACTCAGCTTTACGTAAGTATGCTCGTGTTCGTCTTTCTAACATGTTTGAAGTTACTGCTTACATTCCAGGTGTAGGCCACAACTTACAAGAACACTCTGTTGTATTAATTCGTGGTGGACGTGTAAAGGACCTTCCAGGGGTACGTTACCACATCGTTCGTGGTGCTTTAGATACTGCAGGTGTTGATGGTAGAAAGCAAAGCCGCTCTAAGTACGGTGCAAAGAAGGACTAATAGGAGGAATTTCGAATGCCTAGAAAAGGTAAAGTTGCTAAGAGAGATGTTTTAGCAGATCCAGTTTACAACTCTAAATTGGTTACTAAATTAGTAAACCACTTAATGATTGATGGTAAGAAGGCCAAAGCTTCATCAATTCTTTACGATGCTTTTGATATTATCCAAGATAAGACTGGAAAAGAACCAGTTGAAGTATTTGAAGAAGCAATGAACAACGTTATGCCAGTTTTAGAAGTTAAGGCTCGTCGTATTGGTGGTTCTAACTACCAAATCCCAGTTGAAGTTCGTCCTGAAAGAAGAACTACTCTTGGATTAAGATGGATTGTTTCTTACGCACGTTTACGTAATGAACATACTATGGATGAACGTCTTGCAAATGAAATTATGGATGCTGCAAACAATACAGGTTCTGCAGTTAAGAAGCGTGAAGATGTTCATAGAATGGCAGAAGCTAACCGTGCATTTGCACACTACCGCTTCTAATTGGATGAGTTAGTTTTTTAAGGAGATAATTTTTATGGCTAACAAACGTGAATTCCCTTTGGAAAAAACACGTAATATCGGTATCATGGCTCACATCGATGCTGGTAAGACAACAACAACTGAACGTATCTTATACTACACTGGTAAAATCCACAAAATTGGTGAAACTCACGAAGGTGATTCACAAATGGACTGGATGGAAGAAGAAAAAGAACGTGGTATTACTATTACTTCTGCAGCTACTACTGCTCAATGGAAAGATTACCGTGTTAACATTATCGATACCCCAGGACACGTTGACTTTACTATCGAAGTAGAACGTTCACTTCGTGTTTTGGACGGTGCTGTAACTGTTCTTGATGCTCAAGCTGGTGTAGAACCACAAACTGAAAATGTTTGGCGTCAAGCAGATACTTATGGTGTTCCTCGTATTGTTTTCATCAATAAGATGGATAAAATTGGTGCTGATTTTGATAAATCTGTTAAATCTTTACACGAACGTTTAAGAGCCAATGCACATGCAGTACAAATGCCAATTGGATCAGCAGACACTTTTGAAGGTGTTATTGACTTAATCGACATGGTTGCAGATGTATACGATGAAGATAAGACAGGATCAGAATGGGAAACTATTCCAGTTCCAGATGAATACAAAGAAGAAGCAGAAAAGCGTCGTGCTGAATTAATTGAAGCAGTAGCAGATGTAGATGACGACATCATGGAAAAATACCTTGGTGGTGAAGAAATCTCAAATGAAGAATTAAAGAAGGCTATTCGTAAAGCTACTTTAGACTTGAAGTTCTTCCCAGTTTATGCAGGTTCTGCATTTAAAAACAAGGGTGTTCAAATGATGCTTGATGGTGTTGTTGATTACTTACCATCACCTATTGATGTTAAACCTTATGTTGCTCATGATCCTAAGACTGGTGAAGAAGTAGAATTAATGGCTGACGATAAAAAGCCATTTGCTGCATTAGCATTTAAGATTGCTACTGACCCATTTGTAGGACGTTTAACATTCATTCGTGTTTATACTGGTACTTTACAATCAGGTTCTTATGTTTTAAACGCTTCTAAGAACTCACGTGAACGTGTAGGTCGTTTACTTCAAATGCACGCTAACTCAAGAACTGAAATTCCAGAAATTTTCTCTGGTGATATTGCTGGTGCTATTGGTTTGAAGAATACTACTACTGGTGATTCTTTAACTGA
This genomic window contains:
- the rpsL gene encoding 30S ribosomal protein S12: MPTINQLVRKGRHSKTTKSNSPALNYAYNSMKKKLNYNPAPQMRGVATRVGTMTPKKPNSALRKYARVRLSNMFEVTAYIPGVGHNLQEHSVVLIRGGRVKDLPGVRYHIVRGALDTAGVDGRKQSRSKYGAKKD
- the rpsG gene encoding 30S ribosomal protein S7, with protein sequence MPRKGKVAKRDVLADPVYNSKLVTKLVNHLMIDGKKAKASSILYDAFDIIQDKTGKEPVEVFEEAMNNVMPVLEVKARRIGGSNYQIPVEVRPERRTTLGLRWIVSYARLRNEHTMDERLANEIMDAANNTGSAVKKREDVHRMAEANRAFAHYRF
- the fusA gene encoding elongation factor G, coding for MANKREFPLEKTRNIGIMAHIDAGKTTTTERILYYTGKIHKIGETHEGDSQMDWMEEEKERGITITSAATTAQWKDYRVNIIDTPGHVDFTIEVERSLRVLDGAVTVLDAQAGVEPQTENVWRQADTYGVPRIVFINKMDKIGADFDKSVKSLHERLRANAHAVQMPIGSADTFEGVIDLIDMVADVYDEDKTGSEWETIPVPDEYKEEAEKRRAELIEAVADVDDDIMEKYLGGEEISNEELKKAIRKATLDLKFFPVYAGSAFKNKGVQMMLDGVVDYLPSPIDVKPYVAHDPKTGEEVELMADDKKPFAALAFKIATDPFVGRLTFIRVYTGTLQSGSYVLNASKNSRERVGRLLQMHANSRTEIPEIFSGDIAGAIGLKNTTTGDSLTDPDHPLVLESLQVPDPVIQVSVEPKSKADRDKMDVALQKLTEEDPTFRAETNPETGQTLISGMGELHLDIMVERMKREFNVEATIGEPQVAYRETFTKPAKAQGKFVRQSGGKGQYGDVWVEFTPNEEGKGYEFEDAIVGGVVPREFIPSVDQGLQEAMKNGVLAGYPLIDVKAKLYDGSYHEVDSSEAAFKVAASLALKNAAGKAGAVVLEPIMKVQVTTPEEYLGDVMGSVTARRGTMEGMEDRAGAKVINSFVPLSEMFGYATTLRSSTQGRGTFTMVFDHYAPTPKSIQEKIIKERGGNSAE